From one Caldithrix abyssi DSM 13497 genomic stretch:
- a CDS encoding UPF0158 family protein translates to MLELPINLDELAFVLHRGPEMNMECFLDCETGEIIYIPTETSALSAMFQSLFEPERMNVEALARDITRRDTALKYIPDNFSLVVFELMNGFLESTSIPDYLKNRLYNAIHGNGGFSEFHSILKGAPKFLKKFIQFRDEFYLCKAIEWLKDNNILISHQN, encoded by the coding sequence ATGCTTGAATTACCAATTAATCTCGATGAGCTGGCGTTCGTTCTGCATCGCGGTCCGGAAATGAATATGGAGTGCTTTCTGGATTGTGAGACAGGCGAGATTATTTATATTCCAACGGAGACCTCCGCCCTGAGCGCCATGTTTCAATCTCTTTTTGAGCCCGAGCGTATGAACGTTGAAGCGCTGGCGCGGGACATTACACGACGCGATACCGCATTAAAGTACATTCCGGACAATTTTTCGCTGGTAGTTTTTGAATTGATGAACGGATTTCTCGAATCTACTTCGATTCCCGATTATCTGAAAAACAGGCTGTACAATGCCATCCACGGAAATGGCGGCTTTTCTGAGTTCCATTCCATTTTAAAGGGAGCACCCAAATTCTTAAAAAAATTCATTCAATTCCGAGATGAGTTCTATCTTTGCAAAGCGATCGAATGGCTGAAGGACAACAACATTCTGATTTCTCATCAAAATTAG
- a CDS encoding HAD family hydrolase yields MISNTELLKRLQKTKALILDMDGVLVDTEPLHMEAFARFLDALKLPYDNDFLYGFIGFSVPDNIRKIYNERLHITDETVIQQGIKQRDAIYLKLLESTPLHPLPGIEGLVDYCQKKQFKLGVASSSDREQIEVIFKNLKETTQGRFDPQNIFSVTLSGEDVKNRKPDPEIYRKACQLLQEQSENCLTIEDSPAGVSSALAAGLTCIALKSHFVPPEKLTHAHALIEKIDQATEWLRQAQSQ; encoded by the coding sequence ATGATTTCGAATACGGAACTATTGAAGCGCCTGCAAAAGACAAAGGCCTTAATTCTGGATATGGACGGCGTGCTGGTGGATACCGAACCGTTGCATATGGAAGCCTTTGCGCGTTTTCTGGATGCGCTAAAACTGCCTTACGACAATGATTTTTTGTATGGTTTTATCGGCTTTTCTGTGCCCGATAACATCCGCAAAATTTACAACGAAAGGCTACACATTACCGACGAAACCGTTATTCAACAAGGAATTAAACAACGGGACGCCATTTACCTTAAACTGCTGGAATCCACCCCGCTACACCCCCTGCCCGGCATCGAAGGTCTGGTCGATTACTGCCAAAAAAAGCAATTTAAATTGGGCGTGGCCTCATCGTCAGATAGAGAGCAAATTGAAGTTATATTCAAGAATTTAAAGGAAACAACTCAAGGTCGGTTCGATCCTCAAAACATCTTTTCTGTGACCCTTTCCGGAGAAGATGTTAAAAATCGTAAACCAGATCCGGAGATTTACCGCAAAGCCTGCCAACTGCTGCAAGAACAATCGGAGAACTGCCTGACCATTGAAGATTCGCCGGCTGGAGTCAGCAGCGCCCTTGCCGCTGGTTTAACCTGCATTGCTTTAAAGAGCCATTTTGTCCCGCCGGAAAAATTAACGCACGCTCATGCGCTCATCGAAAAAATAGATCAGGCTACAGAATGGCTTCGTCAGGCCCAATCCCAATGA
- a CDS encoding YeeE/YedE thiosulfate transporter family protein — protein MMLVILVLGFIFGAILQYAKLNRYDVISGLAILEDFSVAKAIAVAVGFGALLINIEISLGLAAYHVKPFLVGGVILGGLIFGAGMALLGYCPGTLAVSMGEGSLDAWVGMVGGLFGGWFFTVTLPGIKWILGPNLGKIALHTIATSSVVFILLMVVFAAILVGLSFWLHKKEQKSDLKWLYAGVGLAIINALVFLSFVANRPIGASTTYPYLADVVLGLKNNAYFEKIRQPGQWELIFLGGAFLAGLIISLIKKEFKLVLQHALWKRFKGDAPQMRIIWSFLGGFILIYGARMAGGCTSGHILSGGMQIAVSSLVFGAFALLGLLLTGRWFYAKKEHSV, from the coding sequence ATGATGTTAGTTATTCTTGTATTAGGTTTTATCTTTGGCGCCATTCTACAATATGCGAAATTAAATCGTTATGATGTGATTAGCGGTCTGGCCATTCTTGAAGATTTTAGCGTTGCCAAGGCCATTGCTGTGGCTGTAGGTTTTGGCGCGCTTTTGATCAATATAGAAATCAGCCTGGGATTGGCGGCTTACCATGTAAAACCATTTTTAGTGGGCGGGGTGATATTGGGAGGCCTGATCTTTGGCGCGGGCATGGCCTTACTGGGGTACTGTCCGGGGACATTGGCCGTTTCCATGGGCGAAGGTTCTTTAGATGCCTGGGTTGGAATGGTCGGCGGCCTTTTTGGCGGCTGGTTCTTTACCGTCACTTTGCCAGGCATTAAATGGATTTTGGGGCCGAATTTAGGTAAAATTGCTTTACATACGATCGCCACATCGAGTGTTGTTTTCATTTTACTAATGGTTGTTTTTGCCGCCATTTTGGTAGGTCTCTCTTTCTGGTTGCATAAAAAAGAACAGAAAAGCGACCTGAAGTGGCTTTACGCCGGCGTCGGTCTTGCCATTATCAATGCGTTGGTTTTTTTGTCTTTTGTGGCGAACAGACCGATTGGGGCTTCGACCACCTATCCGTACCTGGCGGACGTTGTTTTGGGATTAAAAAATAATGCATATTTCGAAAAAATACGGCAACCGGGTCAATGGGAATTGATCTTTTTGGGCGGCGCATTTTTGGCTGGCCTGATCATTTCTCTTATTAAAAAAGAATTTAAACTGGTTCTGCAGCATGCTTTATGGAAAAGGTTTAAAGGGGATGCCCCTCAAATGCGTATCATCTGGTCTTTTCTTGGAGGCTTTATCCTGATTTATGGCGCGCGAATGGCCGGAGGCTGTACCAGCGGACATATTCTCTCCGGCGGAATGCAAATAGCTGTCAGTAGTCTGGTTTTTGGCGCCTTTGCTTTGCTGGGACTTTTGCTTACGGGTCGGTGGTTCTACGCAAAAAAAGAGCATTCTGTATAA
- a CDS encoding multiheme c-type cytochrome, whose product MKGLKFLCVCGFMLAFVLSTSGICEQGVKDTKPQYKTFSEATTECLECHNDATSFVVNDWKRSKHYYNGVGCYECHKTDESNPAAYEHNGYTISTLVTPNQCASCHSGIVKEYQASIHSHSGLIAQRAEASAGGNFSVIILSMLGWKPDKIIHQKFWKDIVNDPIWPYAGVPKELQTENPKIKDVVKIFANYGCYSCHGTVINVLEKTREKVVFDFRTWPMSGAGTVNPDGSIGSCKACHPFHSFSLRVARVGRGACGRCHESEDHPNYEMYGKSMHGAAFLSQAHEWNLDSPAAKAGRDYFAPTCATCHMGAVYQGDEMLYPPTHNPAAICKWKLGMWKLTFVRKAGEPHPALPSVKYPTNGIENRKRALAMCTQCHTKQWSANALVSGDLTMSTLDNFRTIALKIEDDLKAKGLNTPLDRKTVRDIGAMAVRPTEISMFHYAPGYVWWEGVYKVAFELTEWLENSVAPRLGDDYVAQYISWIKEHKEKVDEYRNKMHIK is encoded by the coding sequence ATGAAAGGGTTAAAATTCTTATGTGTTTGTGGATTTATGCTCGCCTTCGTTCTTTCAACTTCCGGAATATGTGAACAGGGAGTGAAAGATACGAAACCACAGTACAAAACTTTTAGTGAAGCAACTACAGAATGTTTGGAGTGTCATAATGATGCGACATCATTTGTGGTAAATGATTGGAAGCGATCCAAACACTACTATAATGGCGTTGGCTGTTATGAGTGCCATAAGACAGATGAAAGTAATCCTGCCGCGTATGAACACAATGGTTACACCATTTCCACTCTGGTTACCCCAAATCAATGTGCCTCATGCCATTCCGGCATTGTCAAAGAATATCAAGCATCGATTCATTCGCATTCTGGTTTAATTGCCCAACGAGCAGAGGCCTCGGCCGGCGGAAATTTTTCCGTTATAATTCTTTCCATGTTAGGATGGAAGCCAGACAAAATTATTCATCAGAAATTCTGGAAAGATATCGTTAACGATCCAATCTGGCCTTATGCCGGTGTACCCAAAGAATTGCAGACCGAAAATCCGAAAATAAAGGATGTGGTTAAGATTTTTGCTAATTACGGGTGCTATTCCTGTCATGGAACTGTAATTAATGTTCTGGAAAAAACCAGGGAAAAAGTGGTGTTCGACTTTAGAACTTGGCCAATGAGCGGTGCTGGAACGGTAAATCCCGATGGTTCTATCGGTTCCTGTAAAGCCTGTCATCCTTTCCATAGTTTCAGTTTGCGCGTAGCTCGTGTCGGGCGCGGCGCTTGCGGCCGTTGTCATGAATCTGAAGACCATCCCAATTATGAAATGTATGGCAAATCGATGCATGGTGCAGCTTTTTTGTCTCAAGCCCATGAATGGAATCTTGATTCGCCGGCAGCTAAGGCTGGCCGTGATTACTTTGCGCCAACTTGCGCTACCTGCCACATGGGAGCTGTTTACCAGGGTGACGAAATGCTGTATCCGCCTACTCATAATCCGGCGGCTATTTGTAAATGGAAATTAGGAATGTGGAAACTAACTTTTGTTCGTAAAGCAGGTGAACCGCATCCCGCTCTGCCTTCTGTTAAATATCCGACTAATGGGATCGAAAATAGAAAACGAGCATTGGCTATGTGTACACAATGCCACACAAAACAGTGGTCAGCCAACGCTCTGGTGAGCGGCGATTTAACCATGTCCACTTTGGATAATTTTAGAACCATTGCTCTAAAGATAGAGGATGATCTTAAAGCTAAAGGGCTTAACACTCCGTTAGATCGTAAAACGGTTCGGGATATTGGAGCCATGGCTGTAAGACCGACTGAGATTTCCATGTTCCATTATGCCCCTGGATATGTATGGTGGGAAGGCGTGTATAAAGTTGCGTTTGAATTGACCGAGTGGTTGGAAAATTCCGTTGCCCCTCGACTCGGTGACGATTATGTGGCGCAATACATATCATGGATTAAAGAACATAAAGAAAAAGTTGATGAATATCGAAACAAAATGCATATTAAATAA
- the pdxA gene encoding 4-hydroxythreonine-4-phosphate dehydrogenase PdxA produces MKTKHIGITLGDPAGIGPEIVLKALLNHPEVYELCTPVVFGPLPVLKKYLTLFGMEASLISINDFKKAPEKLFQNDILVFNTPLVEPIPEPGQISAAGGENSFKAINAAIEQALEKNICAIATAPINKQSLKKTQIPFLDHTAIFTNLTDSHHTMTLFVTGNLRIFFYSRHIPFKEIVNALDEERLLETIKVCNQYLKQMGFENPHLAVAALNPHAGEDGLFGTEEIDIITPAIERARMANIRVTGPIPADSVFHLASRGRYEAVLSLYHDQGHIAAKTLDFFGTISLTLGLPFLRTSVDHGTAFEIAGKGIANETSMVEAIKAAARYAWEND; encoded by the coding sequence ATGAAAACAAAACACATTGGGATCACACTGGGCGATCCCGCGGGCATCGGCCCGGAAATAGTTCTTAAGGCGCTCTTAAACCATCCGGAAGTTTATGAGCTGTGCACACCCGTTGTCTTTGGCCCGCTGCCTGTACTCAAAAAATATCTGACGCTTTTCGGCATGGAAGCCAGCCTGATCTCCATTAATGATTTCAAAAAAGCTCCGGAAAAGCTGTTTCAAAATGATATTCTGGTGTTTAACACGCCGCTGGTCGAGCCCATTCCCGAACCGGGCCAGATTTCCGCCGCCGGCGGTGAAAATTCTTTTAAGGCTATCAATGCCGCTATAGAGCAGGCGCTGGAAAAAAATATCTGCGCGATTGCAACCGCACCGATTAATAAACAATCCTTAAAAAAAACACAAATCCCTTTTTTAGATCATACGGCCATATTTACCAATTTGACCGATAGCCACCACACCATGACCCTATTCGTCACCGGCAATTTACGCATCTTTTTTTATTCTCGCCATATTCCTTTCAAAGAGATCGTAAACGCCCTGGATGAAGAGCGATTACTGGAGACCATTAAAGTTTGTAATCAGTATTTAAAACAAATGGGCTTTGAGAATCCACATCTGGCGGTGGCCGCCCTTAATCCTCATGCAGGCGAAGATGGTTTATTCGGCACCGAAGAGATCGATATCATCACGCCGGCCATTGAACGGGCAAGAATGGCCAATATTAGAGTTACAGGCCCCATTCCGGCGGATTCGGTTTTTCATCTGGCCAGTCGCGGAAGATACGAGGCTGTGCTGTCGCTGTACCATGATCAGGGCCATATCGCAGCCAAAACGCTTGATTTCTTTGGCACCATCAGTTTAACGCTGGGCCTTCCCTTTTTAAGAACCTCGGTCGATCACGGCACGGCTTTTGAAATTGCCGGCAAAGGTATTGCCAACGAAACAAGCATGGTCGAAGCCATTAAAGCCGCTGCCCGTTATGCCTGGGAAAATGATTGA
- a CDS encoding YwiC-like family protein codes for MRTTFKHIAFPREHGSWALTFEPLILALTVGFSSAGLLLFFGAAFAFLAHQPARVLISDKERPPLAWIMFFAYGLVALVFAIFYLQQADLNQPLPALIAVGLMVLYLVAEYFDLHRALLTEMMGSVAMGLIALSIVLADAWPWNKAWPFLILLYLRSLSTTLYVHFRLKLDRKKQRSILWPEIWQILTLLIAIVLRFNEAIPFLAFLSVVILSIRGIYGLSPWRNPMTVKQIGLAEFFFGLVFLILSAVGYFSWT; via the coding sequence ATGAGAACAACGTTTAAGCACATCGCCTTTCCAAGAGAACACGGCTCCTGGGCCTTAACCTTTGAGCCTTTAATTTTGGCTCTGACGGTCGGCTTTTCTTCTGCCGGTCTTTTGCTTTTTTTCGGCGCGGCATTTGCCTTTTTAGCCCACCAACCGGCCCGTGTCTTAATTTCTGACAAAGAACGTCCGCCCCTTGCCTGGATCATGTTTTTTGCTTACGGACTGGTGGCGCTGGTTTTCGCAATTTTTTATCTGCAACAGGCTGATTTGAATCAGCCCCTGCCTGCCCTTATTGCCGTCGGACTGATGGTTCTGTATTTAGTTGCAGAATATTTCGATTTACATCGCGCCCTGCTAACCGAAATGATGGGCTCGGTGGCCATGGGCTTAATCGCTTTATCCATTGTGCTCGCCGACGCCTGGCCGTGGAACAAAGCCTGGCCCTTTTTGATTTTGCTCTATTTGCGCAGCCTCTCCACCACCCTTTACGTACATTTTCGTTTAAAGCTGGATCGTAAAAAACAGCGTTCCATCCTCTGGCCGGAAATCTGGCAAATACTTACTCTGCTGATAGCCATTGTGCTGCGTTTTAATGAGGCCATTCCCTTTCTGGCTTTTTTAAGCGTGGTAATCTTAAGCATACGCGGCATTTACGGTCTTTCGCCGTGGCGCAACCCCATGACCGTCAAACAAATAGGCCTGGCCGAATTCTTTTTCGGACTGGTATTTTTGATCTTATCGGCCGTTGGTTATTTTAGTTGGACGTAA
- a CDS encoding methyltransferase family protein — protein sequence MKRYVEERLPFFAPFYRFTYNVTQTALLLWLFHWLPRPGGYLWNFEGTIYWLFRLVQLAGVMGFVLAVRQFDLQEFLGIKQLKRFTKNQNNHVKIEQYTFTREGLFRYMRHPLYFFAIVIFLFEPRMSVFKFLLLVWLILYFWIGSLLEEKRMVNKFGEEYKKYQQEVGRFIPKISLVFLNKKKSNRS from the coding sequence ATGAAACGCTACGTTGAAGAGAGGCTTCCTTTTTTTGCGCCTTTTTACCGCTTTACCTACAACGTAACGCAAACGGCGCTTTTGCTCTGGCTGTTCCACTGGCTACCCAGACCAGGCGGCTATCTCTGGAATTTTGAGGGCACAATCTATTGGCTTTTTCGCCTCGTTCAGTTAGCCGGCGTCATGGGTTTTGTTTTAGCCGTTCGCCAGTTTGATTTACAGGAATTTTTAGGAATTAAACAGTTGAAGCGCTTTACAAAAAATCAAAATAATCATGTTAAGATTGAGCAATATACTTTCACGCGGGAAGGTCTATTCCGCTATATGCGTCATCCGCTCTATTTTTTTGCTATCGTAATCTTTCTTTTTGAGCCGCGCATGTCTGTGTTTAAATTTTTATTACTTGTCTGGCTTATTTTATATTTCTGGATTGGATCACTCCTGGAAGAAAAACGAATGGTTAACAAATTTGGCGAGGAATATAAAAAGTATCAACAAGAGGTGGGGCGTTTTATTCCAAAAATATCTTTAGTTTTTCTAAACAAAAAGAAATCAAATAGATCCTGA
- the rpoN gene encoding RNA polymerase factor sigma-54 translates to MINLSQNIKLSMEQRLTPQQILLSTLLQLPLLSLEQRIKSELEVNPVLEEGEEQDENPDEEDMIEEPDDDEIEEISKELELLDQPKNNDEYDKKELEEAQADADLENYLNDDESFEIRIPRDKNEEEFERPEIHRPSLPEHLMEQLHMLDLDNRQLAIGEYLIWNIRDDGYLDASLNLETVANMFETDVQTVEKILKKIQFLDPTGVGSRDLRECLMVQLEEQGKQDTIAYKILKDHFDDFKNKHYEKIMEALHIDKEELQKNIDIIVKLNPKPGEGEFDARSNYIVPDFIVEKIDDKLVVTLNDWNIPPLRISNLYKKMLMDRKKYDKETRKYIRKKVESARWFITSIWQRKITMLKVMEAIVEKQREFFEKGPEYIKPLTMREIAEMIDMDISTVSRVANGKYVQTDYGVFELKYFFNEKIETEDGEEISTRRIKQRIQEIIDAEDKHKPLSDEKIAEILKKEGFPIARRTVAKYREQLQIPVARLRKEL, encoded by the coding sequence ATGATCAATCTCTCTCAAAACATTAAACTGAGTATGGAACAACGGCTGACGCCGCAGCAGATTCTGCTTTCTACTTTACTGCAGTTACCGTTATTAAGCCTGGAACAACGCATTAAAAGCGAACTGGAAGTGAATCCCGTACTGGAAGAAGGCGAAGAACAGGACGAAAATCCGGATGAAGAAGATATGATCGAAGAGCCAGATGATGATGAGATAGAAGAGATTTCCAAAGAACTGGAGCTTCTGGATCAACCTAAAAATAATGATGAATACGATAAAAAAGAATTAGAAGAAGCCCAGGCCGATGCGGATCTTGAAAATTATTTAAACGACGACGAATCGTTTGAAATTCGCATCCCCAGGGACAAAAACGAAGAAGAGTTTGAACGGCCCGAAATCCATCGTCCATCGCTTCCCGAGCACCTGATGGAACAACTTCATATGTTAGACCTTGACAATCGGCAACTGGCCATCGGCGAATATCTCATCTGGAACATTCGCGATGACGGCTATCTCGACGCCAGTTTAAATCTTGAAACCGTGGCCAATATGTTCGAGACCGATGTGCAAACGGTTGAAAAAATCTTAAAGAAAATTCAGTTCCTGGATCCTACCGGCGTGGGAAGCCGGGACCTTCGCGAATGCCTGATGGTGCAATTGGAAGAACAGGGCAAGCAAGATACCATTGCCTACAAAATTTTAAAAGATCATTTTGACGATTTTAAAAACAAGCACTATGAAAAAATAATGGAAGCTTTGCATATCGATAAAGAAGAGCTGCAAAAGAATATTGATATTATCGTCAAACTGAATCCCAAGCCAGGCGAAGGCGAGTTTGATGCGCGCAGTAACTATATTGTGCCGGATTTTATTGTAGAAAAAATTGATGATAAACTGGTGGTTACGCTCAATGACTGGAACATCCCTCCCCTGCGCATCAGCAATCTTTACAAAAAGATGCTCATGGATCGCAAAAAATACGACAAGGAGACGCGCAAATACATCCGTAAAAAAGTAGAATCGGCCCGCTGGTTCATTACTTCTATCTGGCAGCGCAAAATCACCATGCTTAAGGTAATGGAAGCCATTGTGGAAAAACAACGCGAGTTTTTCGAAAAAGGGCCGGAATACATCAAGCCGCTGACCATGCGCGAAATCGCCGAAATGATCGATATGGACATCTCCACCGTCAGTCGTGTGGCCAACGGCAAATACGTGCAAACCGATTACGGTGTTTTTGAGCTGAAATACTTTTTTAATGAAAAGATTGAGACCGAAGACGGCGAAGAAATTTCCACGCGCCGTATTAAACAACGCATTCAGGAAATTATCGACGCCGAAGACAAACACAAACCGTTAAGCGATGAAAAAATCGCCGAAATATTGAAAAAAGAAGGGTTTCCCATTGCGCGTCGGACGGTCGCCAAATATCGGGAGCAATTGCAAATACCGGTCGCCCGGTTGCGCAAAGAACTTTAA